ACAGCCAGGAAGATATGACGGTGGTGGCGAAAGCGGACGATGGTAACCAAGCAACGGACGGTACCGTGAAGACCCATGTCCATCACATTTTGCAGAAACTTAGCGTGGATGATAGAACCCAGGCCGTTGTCTTAGCCATCCGCAGCGGGCTAGTGGATAGGTGACTCTATATAGTTGACAAGTCAACGCAAAACATTTAAAGTGGTCATATAGTTGACATGTATACTACTTCCGAAGGAGGTGTACCGGGGCTTTGGAGAGGGAAAGCATCGGAAAATGGATTTCTGTTTTACACCGTCAATTTCAGATCTATCTCAACAGGGAACTCAGGGACTATGACATTAACTCGTCTGAGTATATCTTCCTCGTCAATCTGTATGAGAATGACGGCGTGTCCCAGGAGAAGCTTTCCACAAACCTATTTATCAACAAGGCTGCCACTGCACGTGCCATCGCCCGGTTGGAGAACTTTGGATACGTACAGAGAACTCCAGACCCACTTGATGGAAGGGCCTACTTGGTAACTC
The Alicyclobacillus curvatus genome window above contains:
- a CDS encoding response regulator transcription factor codes for the protein MTVVAKADDGNQATDGTVKTHVHHILQKLSVDDRTQAVVLAIRSGLVDR
- a CDS encoding MarR family transcriptional regulator; translated protein: MERESIGKWISVLHRQFQIYLNRELRDYDINSSEYIFLVNLYENDGVSQEKLSTNLFINKAATARAIARLENFGYVQRTPDPLDGRAYLVTLTAKGLEMRRFTKSKLAHWTQTITKGLTTEEVDDMVQKIKLMSTHALMETGREE